A genomic segment from Microbulbifer elongatus encodes:
- a CDS encoding Csu type fimbrial protein: protein MAGLPTSQVDVTANITVQCPPLGSLLLRRVCISLPTGSGGLSVSDRRMISSGYDVQYQLFRDAARTQIWGTVSGNQQLTVDFTLLGGTQVTTVYGRLFAGQTGKPVGLYQSVLNGIEVREGLTLESCSSISSVYNLPDSMTAQLEIEPNCTISATPLDFGNVTSIAQTDASSNLSVTCTLNGAYTIALDGGNNGDINHRKMQLGPDTIDYQLYQNAARTQIWGDTAGSTLSSTGNGNTQSLTVYGRVPLQSAKPTGTYQDTITATITY from the coding sequence ATGGCCGGGTTACCAACCTCACAGGTCGATGTAACCGCGAACATCACCGTGCAGTGCCCCCCACTGGGAAGTCTGCTGTTGAGACGTGTATGTATTAGCCTTCCCACGGGCAGTGGCGGTCTGTCTGTTTCAGATCGTCGCATGATCAGTAGCGGATATGACGTCCAGTATCAATTGTTTCGCGATGCGGCGCGTACCCAAATTTGGGGCACTGTATCTGGGAATCAGCAGCTCACCGTGGACTTCACTTTGCTCGGAGGCACGCAGGTAACAACCGTGTATGGACGACTGTTTGCAGGGCAAACCGGTAAACCAGTTGGGTTGTATCAGTCGGTGCTGAACGGTATTGAAGTGCGGGAAGGGTTAACCCTGGAGAGCTGCTCTTCGATCAGTTCGGTGTACAACCTGCCAGACAGCATGACAGCACAATTAGAAATCGAACCGAATTGCACCATTTCTGCAACCCCCCTCGACTTCGGGAACGTAACCAGTATCGCGCAAACAGATGCCAGTAGTAATCTGTCGGTAACCTGCACATTGAACGGTGCTTACACCATAGCGCTCGACGGCGGGAATAACGGGGATATAAACCACCGTAAAATGCAGCTTGGTCCAGACACAATTGATTATCAACTCTACCAGAACGCAGCCCGCACTCAGATCTGGGGAGACACAGCTGGCTCTACCCTAAGCAGCACCGGTAACGGCAACACTCAATCACTCACTGTCTATGGTCGCGTACCCCTGCAGAGCGCAAAGCCAACAGGAACATACCAAGACACCATTACCGCGACAATTACATACTAA
- a CDS encoding fimbria/pilus outer membrane usher protein, which yields MANPVPSRCNNKLGTCLIRTFFYLIGSSLAVKAQAIPTLNHHQLAADSLPTIASPAQDLYLEAFYDELSTGLIVHVQLRENRLFVLAEDLLAIGITTPEESASQWIPLDSLAGLSYRYDVPTQSLILHAPARLRHSQHLGYQPPPPVEVRRDHGILIGYDIYSRHWQEHSSASLGTTLNWFGHLGSFQIAGVTRSGEEAVGYRRLDSYWTYSDPIRMWTWSVGDFISGSHRWSRPVRMAGIQWRRNFDVRPDLITLPIPQFDGSAALPSTVELYVNNILQYDEAVDSGPFVLNTLPRIGGAGIATLLVTDALGRTSETSAPLYVDHRRLAPGLSDFSFEVGVLRTDFEGGWDDYGNYAVAGASWLHGISDAFTFEAHTELSRDLSLTGIGGVWSPDTRWGLVSASVAYSDTHPRHSSPRSGFQYSLGYQWIGPTFGIDVQSVRRSRGYYDLADLDTDRTLTEHWLNAQDRVTSWLQVGRGNLAYSYLRRRDHRDQLLPQEFNSTHSVSWTQNIGRRLSISAALFQDDNTGSGGNLTFSIPLEDLAYLAVGAQRRSGGSTEPQAQLRRTAPYDGGWGWWLQGGDSDGGYGQAAVETRGRYIEARGGIDWDRGARGYFFEAGGSIAIMEKRLIASRRIHDAFALVYTGMENIPVLNENRIYGHTDDKGYLLIPDLRGWQRNKIGIDPDQLAANVRITELEKFAIPADHAGQLVVFPVAQLQPAIVALMNQSGRKLEAGSRATLYQAGEQYSLPVGYGGEIYLDDISLGARIEVHEKTLVCHYIIHPSATPEPAFVRLQRSPEYCEASP from the coding sequence ATGGCCAACCCAGTACCATCCCGCTGCAATAACAAGCTGGGTACCTGCTTAATTCGCACGTTTTTCTACTTGATTGGCAGTAGTCTCGCTGTCAAAGCGCAAGCAATACCTACACTCAACCATCACCAGCTCGCCGCCGACAGCCTTCCAACAATTGCAAGTCCCGCCCAGGACCTTTATCTGGAAGCTTTTTATGACGAACTCAGCACGGGGTTGATCGTACATGTGCAACTTCGCGAGAACAGGCTCTTTGTCTTAGCCGAAGATCTTCTCGCAATTGGAATCACGACGCCAGAGGAGAGCGCATCCCAATGGATACCACTGGACTCTCTGGCCGGTCTGTCCTATCGCTACGATGTCCCGACTCAATCCTTGATTCTCCACGCACCCGCGAGGCTCCGTCACAGTCAGCACCTTGGCTACCAACCACCGCCGCCGGTTGAAGTACGCAGAGATCACGGGATACTCATCGGATACGATATTTACAGCCGACACTGGCAGGAACATAGTTCGGCTTCTCTTGGCACAACTTTAAACTGGTTTGGTCACCTTGGAAGCTTTCAGATTGCCGGGGTTACTCGCAGCGGTGAAGAAGCCGTTGGGTATCGCCGCTTAGACAGCTACTGGACCTACAGTGACCCGATACGAATGTGGACCTGGAGTGTCGGCGACTTTATTAGTGGTAGCCATCGTTGGTCACGTCCCGTGCGTATGGCCGGCATTCAGTGGCGACGCAATTTTGACGTACGTCCAGACTTGATCACATTACCGATACCGCAATTCGATGGCAGTGCGGCACTCCCCTCAACGGTTGAACTCTACGTCAACAACATTCTGCAATACGACGAAGCCGTAGACAGCGGACCATTTGTTCTAAACACGCTACCCAGAATCGGCGGCGCTGGGATCGCAACATTGCTAGTTACCGATGCGTTGGGTCGAACATCGGAAACCAGCGCCCCCCTTTATGTCGATCACCGGCGTCTCGCTCCTGGGCTCAGTGATTTCAGTTTTGAGGTGGGAGTACTGCGCACAGATTTCGAGGGCGGCTGGGATGATTACGGCAACTATGCAGTCGCAGGTGCGAGTTGGCTACACGGCATTTCCGACGCCTTTACATTTGAGGCCCATACCGAGCTCTCTCGGGATCTTTCACTCACGGGGATTGGCGGCGTATGGTCCCCCGATACACGCTGGGGGCTGGTCTCGGCCTCCGTTGCCTATAGTGACACCCACCCCCGCCACAGTTCCCCTAGATCCGGCTTCCAATACAGCCTCGGATATCAATGGATAGGCCCCACATTCGGAATCGATGTGCAATCTGTGCGCCGCTCTCGCGGGTATTACGACCTGGCTGATCTGGATACCGACCGAACCCTGACGGAGCACTGGCTCAACGCTCAGGACCGCGTCACATCCTGGCTGCAGGTAGGCCGTGGTAACCTCGCCTACAGTTACCTGCGTCGAAGAGACCACCGCGACCAATTGCTACCACAGGAATTTAACAGTACCCACAGTGTCAGCTGGACACAAAACATTGGCCGGCGCCTATCAATCTCCGCCGCGCTTTTTCAGGATGACAACACCGGTTCCGGCGGCAATCTGACATTCAGTATTCCACTGGAGGATCTGGCCTACCTCGCGGTCGGCGCCCAGCGTCGCAGTGGTGGCTCCACTGAGCCGCAGGCGCAACTGCGACGAACCGCTCCCTATGACGGGGGATGGGGCTGGTGGCTTCAAGGAGGCGATTCCGACGGCGGATATGGCCAGGCTGCAGTGGAAACCCGTGGCCGCTATATTGAGGCACGCGGCGGGATCGACTGGGATCGCGGTGCCCGCGGCTATTTCTTTGAAGCGGGCGGCAGTATCGCCATTATGGAAAAACGGCTTATCGCAAGCCGACGAATCCACGATGCATTCGCACTGGTCTACACCGGCATGGAGAATATTCCCGTTCTGAACGAAAACCGCATCTACGGCCACACCGATGACAAAGGCTACCTGCTCATTCCGGATTTACGTGGCTGGCAGCGTAACAAGATCGGTATTGACCCCGACCAACTGGCCGCAAATGTACGAATCACCGAGCTGGAAAAATTCGCAATCCCTGCCGATCATGCGGGTCAGCTTGTCGTATTTCCAGTTGCGCAGCTACAGCCCGCCATTGTCGCACTCATGAATCAATCTGGTCGGAAATTGGAAGCCGGTAGCCGCGCCACACTCTACCAGGCGGGTGAACAATATAGTTTACCGGTAGGCTACGGTGGCGAAATTTATCTGGACGATATTTCTTTGGGGGCCCGCATCGAGGTGCACGAGAAAACGCTCGTTTGTCACTATATCATTCACCCCAGTGCCACACCGGAACCCGCGTTCGTACGCCTTCAACGGTCACCCGAATACTGTGAGGCGTCCCCGTGA
- a CDS encoding fimbrial biogenesis chaperone gives MWVQRHFNRWIAVLISVLFSISALAKGQLQAGPIMVQIGAGAKASRLRLSNTGDAQLSAQVRIFHWQQVDGEDQLTPSDAVVASPPIVQLAPGAEQIVRIVRLGPPAIEKDHNFRLVVDELPAPINDNNTKVSVRMRYVLPLFVRATDARPAKLSCRIDGSLKALECVNSGGRAAQLGATQLIDSFGWELPLSAGLLGYVLPGSRRIWTLPEDSHLPVADSTHPMRLETLLNGQPSTIPLQ, from the coding sequence ATGTGGGTTCAGCGACATTTTAATCGGTGGATTGCGGTACTCATCTCAGTGCTGTTTAGCATATCGGCACTCGCCAAAGGTCAGCTTCAGGCGGGCCCAATAATGGTTCAAATCGGCGCTGGTGCTAAAGCCTCACGCTTACGGCTCTCAAATACCGGCGATGCGCAGCTTTCTGCACAGGTGCGGATATTTCACTGGCAACAGGTCGATGGCGAAGATCAACTGACGCCCAGTGATGCGGTTGTTGCAAGCCCACCCATTGTTCAGCTCGCACCCGGTGCAGAGCAGATTGTACGTATCGTTAGGCTAGGGCCACCGGCTATAGAGAAGGATCATAACTTCCGGCTGGTAGTGGATGAATTACCAGCGCCGATCAATGACAACAATACGAAAGTTAGCGTCCGAATGCGATATGTTCTACCGCTGTTTGTGCGTGCCACTGACGCCCGCCCTGCCAAGCTTTCCTGCAGAATCGACGGAAGCTTAAAGGCACTGGAGTGCGTCAATTCTGGTGGTCGTGCCGCCCAGCTGGGCGCCACCCAATTAATTGATAGTTTCGGTTGGGAGTTGCCACTCAGTGCAGGGCTACTTGGCTACGTTTTGCCGGGTAGTCGTAGGATTTGGACGCTTCCAGAGGATAGTCATCTACCTGTTGCGGATTCCACGCACCCAATGCGACTGGAAACACTGCTAAATGGCCAACCCAGTACCATCCCGCTGCAATAA
- a CDS encoding Csu type fimbrial protein translates to MLHKNFPAAFKTAEVIVNKKKTVSFFALLLSTPVFSATDTTTFEVSITIENDCTISVNDLSFGTVNDLTPSISGSTTGSVTCSGIAPVSVAFSAGTGGTSTFAVRQMDDGTNTIDFNLYRDAANTEILGDGSTGTFTIDFTSTGGADSFDVYGLTGPGQNPKPAGTYDSTITATATF, encoded by the coding sequence ATGCTGCATAAAAATTTTCCAGCAGCATTCAAAACAGCTGAGGTTATTGTGAATAAAAAGAAAACTGTTTCGTTTTTTGCCTTACTGCTTTCCACACCGGTTTTTTCTGCGACCGATACAACCACTTTCGAAGTTTCGATTACCATTGAGAACGACTGTACCATTTCGGTAAACGATCTGAGCTTCGGCACAGTCAATGATCTGACACCTTCGATTTCTGGGTCTACTACCGGCTCCGTGACCTGCTCCGGCATAGCACCGGTGAGCGTGGCCTTCAGTGCAGGCACCGGCGGAACGAGTACATTTGCCGTTCGGCAAATGGACGACGGTACCAACACCATCGATTTCAACCTTTATCGCGACGCAGCGAATACGGAAATTCTGGGCGACGGAAGCACTGGAACATTTACCATCGATTTCACCAGTACCGGCGGCGCCGATTCGTTTGACGTCTATGGATTGACGGGTCCCGGGCAAAACCCCAAGCCCGCAGGTACCTACGATTCCACGATCACGGCAACAGCAACCTTCTGA